The genomic interval GAACCGGTTTTTCAAAAGAATCATTTATTATCGTTTGTGAAGTAGACTCGCTACTCGTAGAATTTCCACCAAATAGTATTTCAAAGGGATTACGTACAGTCTCCTTTTTAGCTGTAGGAGAAAAATATTCTAAAATACGTTCTTCGGCAAATTCATGAGCTTTGTCAGTTACTTCTGCCATTTTCTCTTGTTTGACCATGCGAATTGCTGTCTCCACTAGGTCACGCACCATAGATTCAACATCACGACCTACATATCCAACTTCTGTGAACTTGGTGGCTTCAACCTTTACAAAGGGCGCATTCACTAATTTAGCTAAACGCCTGGCAATTTCGGTTTTACCTACACCAGTAGGACCAATCATTAATATGTTTTTAGGAATAATCTCATCTTTTAAATTAGTAGATAACTGCTTACTACGCCAACGGTTACGCAGTGCGACTGCAACTGATTTCTTAGCTTGTTTTTGTCCTACAATATATTTATCTAACTCTATTACAATCTGTTTAGGTGTCATCTCACTCATACTGTCACCCCTTTTTATAACTCTTCAACTGTAATATGGTCATTTGTATACACACAAATACTTGCTGCAGTTTGAAGCGCTTCCCTTGCGATTTCAGAAGCAGATAAATTAGAGTGTTTTACTAAAGCCCGTGCTGCGGCCAGGGCGTAAGGTCCTCCTGAACCAATGGCCGTCACCTCATCATCTGGTTCAATGACTTCACCATTTCCTGAAATAATTAACATGTGTTCAGTATCTGTAACGATTAACAACGCTTCTAATCTACGTAACACTCGATCCATACGCCATTCCTTAGCTAACTCAACTGAAGCGCGCATCAAATTACCATTAAATTCTTCTAACTTTGCTTCAAATTTACTAAATAGTGTAAATGCATCTGCTACAGACCCAGCAAAACCAGCTAATACTTTACCATGATATAAACGGCGAACTTTTTTTGCGTTATGTTTCATAATTGTATTGCCACCAAAAGTTACTTGACCATCCCCTGCAATTGCTGTTTTTCCTTGTTTTTTTACAGCAAGAATGGTTGTTGCATGAAACATAAGAAATCGCCTCCTACGCATGTGGATGTACTCTCTTATACAAAAACAGAATTTTCGTTATAATGAGACCGAATGAACACTGTTCTCACATTAGCAAAAAGAACCTCCCCAACACCTTATAATTTTGCAAATCTGGCGAACTAGTCAATAACTGCCAAATAACGTATTACAATATGCTGCGAGGCGTTCTTTTCAACCATAAAATAAAGCATAAAGCTGTATCTGTTGTAACAACAATTCCATAATTCAAACCACACTTATCCGTAATCACTAGTATAAGCAGTCTCACCTTTTGTCAATCTATGTAGCAAAATTTATTATTTCATACTAGCACAATAACTAAAATTATGCAAGATTATTGTCTAATTTTTCTTTGAATTGTTTTAGGGCCTCTAAAGATCGCTGCGCGATTAAGCCATTTTTAATTTTCTTATCTCTAATTCTTTCTTCCCAAGGCGGAAGTAGCCCAAAGTTTATGTTCATTGGCTGAAAGTGTTTGCTACTTGCATTTGTAATGTACTGACATAGCGCACCATGGGCGGTTTCTGTGGGAAAGATTAAAGGTTTCTTTCCTGCTAATAAACGCCCAGCAT from Pelosinus sp. IPA-1 carries:
- the hslV gene encoding ATP-dependent protease subunit HslV encodes the protein MFHATTILAVKKQGKTAIAGDGQVTFGGNTIMKHNAKKVRRLYHGKVLAGFAGSVADAFTLFSKFEAKLEEFNGNLMRASVELAKEWRMDRVLRRLEALLIVTDTEHMLIISGNGEVIEPDDEVTAIGSGGPYALAAARALVKHSNLSASEIAREALQTAASICVYTNDHITVEEL